One region of Epilithonimonas zeae genomic DNA includes:
- a CDS encoding type I restriction endonuclease subunit R: MSYEYSEDALIENATEEVLRELGWEVTTAWKNESFGTEGLLGREDKGEVILERYVLEALQQLNPDLPELAYTRALEKIVQKEADKTIAQQNKAKYQLLKNGVEVSFTNEEGKTQKKTLRIFDYKDYLNNHFLAVRQFEVNGELHNRRPDVIGFVNGIPLVFFELKSHAIDLRSAYEDNFKDYKDTIPHLFYHNAFIILSNGTDAKVGTVTSPYKYFLDWKRITEDAEGIVSLDTMLRGTCAPENLMDIFENFLLFDESNGNIVKLMAKNHQFIGVNRVLENVQNIDDLEGKLGVYWHTQGSGKTYSMVFLCEKIHRKFGGSYTFLIVVDRTELENQAYDTFSGVGIVNNKNIIAGKKKGITGRDHLRELLSENHRYVFSLIHKFSIDPELETEYPLITERKNIIVISDEAHRTQGGKYARNMRFFGLPNASYLGFTGTPIIKEEQEVTKNIFGEYVSVYDFKRAIEDEATLPLKYLNRGERLNIDNPALDEQMAEILENENLDEDQQKKLAYLFKKEYPILTAESRLREIAKDLVWHFNERGYQGKAMLVALDKPTAVRMYDYIMEYWPEYLTELEQKIAESKDLQEEQELKRKYNLVASTEVCVVISSEQNEIDKFKKINLDIEMHRRKMVERNLEKEFKDEEHPFRLAIVCAMWITGFDAPAISTVYIDKPIKGHTLMQTIARANRVYDDEKENGLIVDYGNVYQQLEKAYAVYGEGDKRKKGERSDSQKPFEQLEAMSDEIEEAISEVVEMLKEENFDLDTLIEATAMGKIAAVNNGANAVCRNDESRAKFEIAARNVFRKYKALFPEKQAKKFTPQYNAIDAIYSKLNQKVKSADVTEIILRLQSVVNDSVVVDTVQENPYTMIDLSNLNIDALKKAFEKIPRKNELVYDLNKAVEQKLEQMLKENPLRLEFYERYKEIIEAYNNGKSEVELVRSFEQLAAFVQSLSQEEKRAYQENLDEPTLSIFDLLIQDKNLDKEEREKVKKVAAQTLEILKNEKLNIPNWKEIREVKAGVKTTIYEQLLWLPENKYTDEEVSLKSIAVYQHVYSYSFL; encoded by the coding sequence ATGTCCTACGAATACTCAGAAGATGCATTGATAGAAAACGCTACCGAAGAAGTTTTAAGAGAACTTGGATGGGAAGTTACTACAGCCTGGAAGAATGAAAGTTTTGGAACTGAAGGATTATTAGGTCGTGAGGATAAAGGAGAAGTAATCTTAGAACGATATGTTTTAGAGGCTTTACAGCAGTTAAATCCAGATCTTCCAGAATTAGCATATACACGAGCTTTAGAAAAAATTGTTCAAAAAGAAGCAGATAAAACTATTGCTCAACAAAATAAAGCCAAATATCAATTATTAAAAAATGGTGTTGAGGTTTCGTTTACAAATGAGGAGGGCAAAACCCAAAAGAAAACTTTAAGAATATTTGATTACAAAGATTATTTAAACAATCATTTTCTGGCTGTTCGGCAATTCGAAGTCAATGGCGAGTTACATAATCGTCGTCCTGATGTGATTGGTTTTGTAAATGGTATTCCATTAGTATTCTTCGAGCTTAAATCTCACGCTATCGATCTGCGCTCTGCTTATGAAGATAATTTCAAGGATTATAAAGATACAATCCCTCATTTATTTTATCATAATGCCTTTATAATTTTAAGCAACGGTACAGATGCTAAAGTAGGTACCGTAACCAGTCCATATAAATACTTTCTTGACTGGAAACGTATAACAGAAGATGCTGAAGGAATTGTAAGTTTAGATACAATGCTTAGAGGAACCTGCGCTCCTGAAAACCTGATGGATATTTTCGAGAACTTTTTACTCTTTGATGAAAGCAATGGAAATATTGTAAAGCTAATGGCGAAGAACCACCAGTTCATTGGAGTAAACAGAGTTTTGGAAAATGTGCAAAATATAGATGACCTTGAAGGAAAGTTAGGAGTTTATTGGCACACTCAAGGTTCTGGTAAAACATATTCTATGGTCTTTCTTTGTGAGAAGATACATCGAAAGTTCGGAGGTTCTTACACATTTTTGATTGTTGTCGATCGCACAGAACTGGAAAACCAGGCTTACGATACATTTTCAGGTGTTGGAATTGTTAATAATAAAAATATCATTGCAGGTAAAAAGAAAGGTATAACGGGTAGAGATCATCTGAGAGAATTATTAAGTGAAAATCACAGGTATGTATTTTCATTAATACACAAGTTTTCTATTGATCCTGAGTTAGAAACAGAATACCCACTTATTACAGAAAGAAAAAACATAATTGTAATTTCTGATGAAGCACACCGTACACAAGGTGGTAAATATGCAAGAAATATGAGATTTTTTGGATTGCCTAATGCTTCATATTTAGGATTTACCGGAACTCCCATCATTAAAGAGGAGCAGGAAGTCACAAAGAATATCTTTGGAGAATATGTTTCTGTATATGATTTTAAAAGAGCAATTGAAGATGAAGCAACACTACCATTAAAATATTTGAATCGTGGAGAGCGACTAAATATTGATAATCCTGCATTGGATGAACAAATGGCTGAGATTCTTGAAAATGAAAATCTTGATGAAGATCAGCAAAAGAAATTAGCTTATCTATTTAAAAAAGAATACCCCATACTTACTGCAGAATCGCGTCTGAGAGAGATCGCTAAAGATTTGGTTTGGCATTTTAATGAAAGAGGCTATCAGGGGAAAGCAATGTTGGTAGCACTTGATAAGCCGACAGCGGTTCGGATGTATGATTACATTATGGAATATTGGCCAGAATATCTGACCGAGCTGGAACAAAAAATTGCAGAATCAAAAGACCTTCAGGAAGAGCAGGAATTAAAACGTAAATATAACTTAGTTGCTTCAACGGAGGTTTGTGTTGTCATCAGTTCAGAACAAAATGAAATTGATAAATTCAAAAAAATTAATTTAGATATTGAAATGCATCGTCGCAAAATGGTTGAAAGAAATCTTGAAAAAGAATTTAAAGATGAAGAGCATCCATTCCGATTAGCAATTGTATGTGCGATGTGGATAACAGGATTTGATGCTCCTGCTATTTCAACAGTTTATATTGATAAGCCGATTAAAGGACATACTTTAATGCAAACAATTGCCAGAGCAAACAGGGTGTATGATGATGAAAAAGAAAACGGGCTTATTGTTGATTATGGTAATGTTTACCAACAATTAGAAAAAGCTTATGCAGTTTACGGAGAAGGAGATAAACGTAAAAAAGGAGAAAGGAGTGATAGTCAAAAACCATTCGAGCAGTTAGAAGCAATGTCTGACGAAATCGAGGAAGCCATTTCCGAAGTTGTGGAAATGTTAAAAGAAGAAAATTTTGATTTAGATACTTTAATTGAAGCTACAGCTATGGGAAAAATTGCAGCAGTAAATAACGGAGCCAATGCTGTTTGTAGAAATGACGAATCCCGTGCTAAATTTGAGATAGCGGCTAGAAACGTATTTAGAAAATATAAAGCACTTTTTCCTGAAAAACAGGCAAAAAAATTCACTCCACAATACAATGCTATCGATGCTATTTACAGCAAACTCAATCAAAAAGTAAAAAGTGCTGATGTCACAGAGATTATTTTACGTTTACAGAGTGTGGTCAATGATTCCGTTGTGGTCGATACTGTTCAGGAAAATCCCTATACAATGATAGATTTGTCTAATTTAAATATTGATGCATTAAAAAAAGCATTTGAGAAAATCCCTAGAAAAAATGAATTAGTATATGATCTGAATAAAGCTGTGGAACAAAAATTAGAACAGATGCTTAAAGAGAATCCTTTACGTTTAGAGTTTTATGAACGTTATAAAGAAATTATCGAAGCTTACAATAATGGTAAATCTGAAGTAGAACTTGTACGCAGTTTTGAGCAATTGGCAGCATTTGTTCAATCCCTGTCACAAGAAGAAAAAAGAGCTTATCAAGAAAATTTGGATGAACCTACCTTATCCATTTTTGATCTTTTAATTCAGGATAAAAATTTGGATAAGGAAGAAAGAGAAAAAGTGAAGAAAGTGGCAGCACAAACTTTAGAAATTCTCAAAAATGAAAAGTTAAATATTCCTAATTGGAAAGAAATTCGAGAAGTAAAAGCAGGTGTAAAAACTACTATTTATGAACAGTTATTATGGCTTCCAGAAAATAAATATACTGA